From Lysinibacillus sp. SGAir0095, the proteins below share one genomic window:
- a CDS encoding GNAT family N-acetyltransferase produces MDFKLTEKSPKHFAFEYEQDGEKLAEIEWVERDNIMDMNHTYVSNALRGQGVAKKLLDRAADYARENDLKMNAICSYVVAAFEKSEAYNDIKA; encoded by the coding sequence ATGGATTTTAAATTAACAGAGAAAAGTCCAAAACATTTTGCTTTTGAATATGAACAAGATGGAGAAAAACTAGCTGAAATTGAATGGGTAGAGCGTGATAACATTATGGATATGAACCATACCTATGTTTCAAATGCGTTGCGCGGTCAAGGGGTAGCAAAAAAATTGCTAGATAGAGCAGCGGATTATGCTAGAGAAAATGATTTGAAAATGAATGCAATTTGCTCCTATGTAGTGGCAGCATTCGAAAAAAGTGAAGCTTATAACGATATAAAAGCATAA
- a CDS encoding DUF1002 domain-containing protein: MIMPMSALAADNNSQNAINEKLGVPIIVYGANLSEDEKSIVKEALQVDKEPEVDEITVSGEDLVKYISASNPSSRMYSSAKITREEEGKGLIISIVTPDNITQVTSEMYANAMLTAGIEDATVEIAAPKPVTGHSALVGIYKAYEVKTGETLDTERTDVANEELSVATEIAENANISDEQIAELLTGIKQQISELNPATKEEVEQIVTDQLAKLNIELSEQDRQMLVDLMNRISQLDIDFSKLSEQLSDLATSFEEKYGEILKDEGFWNGVKDFFNKLMDTVSSWFK; the protein is encoded by the coding sequence ATGATTATGCCAATGAGTGCATTAGCTGCTGATAATAATAGTCAAAATGCCATAAATGAAAAATTAGGAGTGCCAATTATTGTTTACGGAGCAAATTTATCTGAGGATGAAAAATCAATTGTAAAAGAGGCACTTCAAGTAGACAAGGAACCAGAAGTTGACGAAATTACAGTTTCGGGGGAGGATTTAGTCAAATATATTAGTGCTAGTAATCCAAGTTCAAGAATGTATTCTTCGGCAAAAATCACCCGTGAAGAAGAAGGAAAAGGACTAATTATTAGTATTGTTACACCAGACAATATTACACAAGTTACATCTGAAATGTATGCGAATGCAATGTTAACTGCAGGGATTGAAGATGCAACAGTCGAAATTGCTGCACCAAAACCTGTAACAGGCCACTCTGCTCTTGTTGGTATTTATAAGGCATACGAAGTAAAAACGGGTGAAACATTAGATACAGAACGTACGGATGTAGCAAATGAAGAACTATCTGTTGCAACTGAAATTGCGGAAAATGCCAATATTAGTGATGAACAAATTGCAGAATTATTAACTGGGATAAAACAACAAATTTCGGAGTTGAACCCTGCAACAAAAGAAGAAGTAGAGCAAATTGTAACAGACCAATTAGCGAAACTAAATATTGAATTAAGTGAGCAGGATCGTCAGATGTTAGTGGATTTAATGAATCGTATTAGCCAGTTGGATATTGATTTTTCAAAGCTATCGGAACAATTATCTGATTTAGCAACTTCTTTTGAAGAGAAATATGGAGAAATTCTAAAAGATGAAGGTTTCTGGAATGGTGTCAAAGACTTTTTCAATAAATTGATGGATACTGTTTCATCCTGGTTTAAATAA
- a CDS encoding S1 RNA-binding domain-containing protein — translation MNELQSGQVVELTVLEEQGSKWILTDGHAEIPLNSSDVQGSLRVGERIKVFLYADRRGNLQATTAIPAILQGDYGWARVIKVTKEGAFVDIGSSREVLVKAEDLPPIESVWPEVGDHLYLTLRTDRNGDLFGRLVTEEKVNELYEGAFEEMHNKNVKARPYRLLPVGSFLLGIEEPYRIFVHNSEMYTEPRLGQEVEVRIIAVKEDGSLNGSLLPRKHERLGQDAQVVFEYLQSVGGKMPFSDKSTPEEITEMFHMSKGAFKRALGTLMKAGKIKQQDGWTEIL, via the coding sequence TTGAACGAATTACAATCAGGTCAAGTTGTTGAATTAACAGTATTAGAGGAACAGGGGTCAAAGTGGATACTAACGGATGGACATGCAGAAATTCCTTTAAATAGCTCTGATGTACAAGGCTCACTAAGAGTTGGTGAACGAATCAAAGTCTTCCTATATGCAGATCGTCGCGGCAATTTACAAGCTACAACTGCTATCCCAGCGATTTTACAAGGTGACTATGGCTGGGCCAGAGTTATTAAGGTGACGAAAGAGGGAGCATTCGTAGATATCGGTTCATCGAGAGAAGTTTTAGTAAAGGCTGAGGATTTACCTCCTATAGAAAGTGTATGGCCTGAAGTTGGAGATCATCTTTATTTAACACTTCGTACAGATCGCAATGGTGACTTATTTGGTCGTTTAGTAACAGAAGAAAAGGTGAACGAATTATATGAGGGTGCCTTTGAGGAAATGCACAATAAAAACGTTAAGGCACGCCCTTATCGACTATTACCTGTAGGCTCATTCTTACTGGGGATTGAAGAACCCTATCGTATTTTTGTTCATAATTCAGAAATGTACACTGAACCAAGACTTGGTCAAGAGGTAGAAGTACGAATTATTGCAGTAAAAGAAGATGGCTCATTAAACGGTTCTTTACTCCCTCGAAAGCATGAAAGACTTGGACAAGATGCACAAGTAGTTTTTGAGTATTTACAAAGCGTTGGTGGTAAGATGCCATTTAGCGACAAATCTACACCTGAAGAAATAACTGAAATGTTCCATATGAGTAAGGGTGCATTTAAGAGAGCGTTAGGTACGTTAATGAAAGCTGGTAAAATCAAACAACAAGATGGTTGGACAGAAATTTTATAG
- the mntR gene encoding transcriptional regulator MntR, with protein sequence MPTPSMEDHIEQIYLLIENKGYARVSDIAEALSVLPSSVTKMVQKLDKDGYLIYEKYRGLTLTSKGEKLGKRLVKRHELLEQFLRLIGVDEGRIYEDVEGIEHHLSWNSIDRIADLVQLLEEDTDLVKKLEAMKEQ encoded by the coding sequence ATGCCAACACCTAGTATGGAGGATCATATCGAGCAAATTTATTTGTTAATCGAAAATAAAGGATATGCGAGGGTGTCGGACATAGCTGAAGCATTATCTGTTCTTCCTTCTTCAGTAACAAAGATGGTGCAAAAATTAGATAAAGACGGATATTTAATATATGAAAAATATAGAGGGCTTACATTAACATCCAAGGGCGAAAAACTGGGTAAACGTCTTGTTAAAAGGCATGAATTACTTGAGCAGTTTTTAAGACTAATTGGGGTAGATGAGGGACGCATATATGAGGATGTTGAAGGAATTGAACATCATTTAAGCTGGAATTCGATTGATCGAATCGCCGATCTAGTCCAACTGCTTGAAGAAGATACAGACCTAGTTAAAAAGTTAGAAGCAATGAAGGAACAATAA
- a CDS encoding late competence development ComFB family protein, giving the protein MFKPILLNVTEEIVQGLVRFLLHSPDYQTFCDCNFCQMNICADALNHLPTYYVSTNDAREEAYSTLKTSEHIELLNKKIIIAIHTVGKKPNHIK; this is encoded by the coding sequence TTGTTCAAGCCAATTTTATTAAATGTAACAGAAGAAATTGTACAAGGCCTAGTAAGATTTTTGTTGCATAGTCCGGATTATCAAACATTTTGTGATTGTAACTTCTGTCAAATGAATATTTGTGCAGATGCCTTGAATCATTTGCCGACATATTATGTCTCGACAAATGATGCTAGAGAAGAGGCATATTCTACATTAAAAACATCAGAACATATCGAGTTGTTAAATAAAAAAATAATCATAGCCATTCATACAGTTGGAAAAAAACCTAACCATATCAAATAA
- a CDS encoding exodeoxyribonuclease III — MKFISWNVNGIRACVKKGFLDYFNEVNADFFCIQETKCQAGQIELPLEGYHQYWNYAEKKGYSGTAIFTKHEPLTITYGVGEEESESEGRIITLAYDKFYLVNVYTPNSQRDLARLPKRLQWEEKLSGYLKELDAKKPVIYCGDLNVAHEEKDLKNAKSNIGNSGFTFEERGKMTELLQSGFTDSFRYFNSEREDAFTWWSYMNKVRERNIGWRIDYFITSNRIVELVQETDIHAHVLGSDHCPILLDINLTLK, encoded by the coding sequence ATGAAATTTATATCTTGGAATGTGAATGGCATACGTGCCTGTGTGAAAAAAGGTTTCTTAGATTATTTTAATGAGGTAAATGCTGACTTTTTTTGTATTCAAGAAACAAAATGTCAGGCTGGACAGATTGAACTACCATTAGAGGGATATCACCAGTATTGGAATTATGCTGAGAAAAAGGGCTATTCAGGTACCGCAATTTTCACAAAACATGAACCACTAACCATAACATATGGTGTGGGGGAAGAAGAAAGTGAGTCAGAAGGACGTATTATTACATTGGCGTATGACAAATTCTATCTAGTAAATGTGTACACGCCTAACTCTCAGCGTGATCTAGCAAGATTACCAAAACGACTTCAATGGGAAGAAAAGCTTTCTGGGTATTTAAAGGAATTAGATGCTAAAAAGCCAGTTATCTACTGTGGAGACTTAAATGTGGCCCATGAAGAGAAGGATTTAAAAAATGCAAAATCAAATATTGGGAATTCCGGTTTTACTTTTGAAGAACGGGGTAAAATGACAGAGCTGCTTCAATCCGGGTTCACAGATTCATTCCGCTATTTTAACTCAGAGAGAGAAGATGCTTTTACTTGGTGGTCTTATATGAATAAAGTACGTGAACGCAATATTGGTTGGAGAATTGATTATTTTATCACTTCAAACCGAATCGTAGAACTGGTCCAAGAGACAGATATTCACGCCCATGTATTAGGAAGCGATCATTGCCCGATACTATTGGATATAAACCTCACTCTGAAATGA
- the murB gene encoding UDP-N-acetylmuramate dehydrogenase, producing MTIKRWAEDLAQMVNPSNIKINESLKTYTMTKLGGNADVFVLPETEEEAAAIVKYAHQHEVPLLMLGNGSNMVVRDGGVRGIVISFTKLDAIRVDGEKIYAQSGALIKEVSRLAAASSLTGFEFACGIPGSVGGAMAMNAGAYGGEIKDIIIDCTVLTKEGERIVLSKEELELGYRKSIIAKKEYFVLSSNFQLKKGDQKEIDEMVADLTYKRESKQPLEYPSAGSVFKRPPGYFAGKLIQDSGLQGKGVGGAEVSTKHAGFIINKGNATATDYIETIEMVKRTVKDNFDVELELEVKIVGEDLTN from the coding sequence ATGACAATTAAGCGATGGGCAGAAGATTTAGCTCAAATGGTAAATCCTAGTAATATCAAGATTAATGAATCTTTAAAAACATATACAATGACTAAACTTGGGGGCAATGCAGATGTTTTTGTCCTCCCTGAAACTGAAGAAGAAGCAGCTGCGATTGTTAAATATGCACATCAACATGAAGTTCCCTTATTAATGTTAGGTAATGGTTCTAATATGGTTGTCCGTGATGGCGGTGTACGTGGAATTGTTATTTCTTTTACAAAGCTTGATGCAATCCGTGTTGATGGAGAAAAAATTTATGCACAGAGCGGGGCACTCATTAAAGAAGTATCGCGTCTAGCAGCGGCAAGTAGTTTAACAGGCTTCGAATTTGCATGTGGTATACCTGGATCGGTTGGCGGGGCAATGGCCATGAATGCAGGAGCGTATGGTGGAGAAATCAAAGATATCATAATAGATTGTACCGTTTTAACAAAAGAAGGAGAACGTATCGTTCTATCAAAAGAAGAACTTGAACTTGGCTATCGAAAAAGTATTATTGCTAAAAAAGAGTATTTCGTTCTCTCTTCCAACTTCCAGCTAAAAAAGGGAGATCAAAAAGAGATAGATGAAATGGTTGCTGACTTAACTTATAAGCGAGAATCGAAACAACCTCTAGAATATCCTTCAGCGGGTAGCGTCTTCAAACGCCCGCCTGGATATTTTGCAGGTAAATTAATTCAAGATAGTGGCCTGCAAGGTAAAGGTGTAGGTGGTGCTGAAGTCTCAACAAAGCATGCTGGATTTATTATCAATAAAGGCAATGCAACAGCAACTGACTATATCGAAACAATTGAGATGGTTAAACGCACTGTAAAAGATAATTTTGATGTAGAGCTTGAATTAGAAGTGAAAATTGTTGGTGAAGATTTAACAAATTAA
- a CDS encoding helix-turn-helix domain-containing protein → MKESTICPRLSKAMELLGKRWTTLILYQLLEGPQRFNEIESALPVSGRLLSERLKELEKEGIVERKVYTEIPVRVEYFLTEKGSALEGAIREVEKWSQCWIK, encoded by the coding sequence ATGAAAGAATCTACAATATGTCCTCGTTTATCGAAAGCGATGGAGCTACTTGGAAAGCGTTGGACAACATTAATACTATATCAATTATTAGAAGGGCCTCAGCGTTTTAATGAAATCGAATCAGCATTACCTGTAAGTGGTCGTCTTCTTTCTGAACGTTTAAAGGAACTAGAGAAAGAGGGGATTGTTGAAAGGAAAGTCTACACAGAAATACCTGTTCGTGTAGAATACTTCCTTACAGAAAAAGGAAGTGCATTAGAGGGAGCTATACGTGAAGTTGAGAAATGGTCACAATGTTGGATAAAATAA
- a CDS encoding DUF2500 domain-containing protein, whose translation MFFEDILFSLVPIFIGAVFIFVFGMIIWGVISSIKTNAKNNASPVLTVPAQVVAKRTEVRGENSRTWYYSTFQVESGDRMEFEISGNEYGLLAEADLGLLTFQGSRFQNFDRKR comes from the coding sequence ATGTTTTTTGAAGATATACTATTTAGTCTTGTTCCAATTTTTATTGGGGCTGTTTTTATTTTTGTTTTTGGGATGATTATCTGGGGAGTTATTTCTAGTATTAAAACGAATGCTAAAAATAACGCTTCCCCAGTTTTAACTGTTCCCGCTCAAGTAGTAGCCAAGCGAACAGAAGTACGAGGTGAAAATTCACGTACCTGGTATTACTCAACATTTCAAGTAGAAAGTGGAGATCGAATGGAATTTGAAATCTCCGGTAACGAATATGGTTTGCTTGCCGAAGCTGACTTAGGACTCCTTACTTTCCAAGGGTCTCGCTTTCAAAATTTTGATCGTAAAAGATAA
- a CDS encoding FMN-dependent NADH-azoreductase — MTNVLVIKANNRPDGVSTKMYETYIEEAKKVEGVNLTTYDLFEEDTPYFGQELFNAFGKVQNGEELTEVESRLLAAKQKAMDAVTSADVVVLAFPLWNLTIPAKLQTFIDYVYSAGFMFKYSPEGQMIQLLTDKKFVVLNARGGYYSAPEAQPMEMSVNYIKNVFGGVAGMTLLDEVIIEGHNAEPNKAQEIIAEGIERVKASAEKLATVNV, encoded by the coding sequence ATGACAAACGTATTAGTTATTAAAGCGAACAACCGCCCAGATGGCGTTTCAACTAAAATGTACGAAACATATATTGAAGAAGCAAAAAAAGTCGAAGGTGTAAACCTAACAACTTATGATTTGTTTGAAGAGGATACACCATATTTTGGACAAGAGTTATTTAATGCTTTTGGTAAAGTTCAAAACGGTGAAGAATTGACTGAAGTAGAATCGCGTCTTTTAGCAGCAAAACAAAAAGCTATGGATGCTGTAACTTCTGCAGATGTGGTCGTTCTTGCTTTCCCGCTTTGGAATTTAACAATCCCTGCAAAATTACAAACTTTCATTGATTATGTTTACTCAGCAGGATTTATGTTCAAATATTCTCCTGAAGGTCAAATGATTCAATTATTAACTGACAAGAAATTTGTTGTACTGAACGCTCGTGGTGGGTATTATTCAGCTCCAGAAGCACAGCCTATGGAAATGTCAGTGAACTACATTAAAAACGTATTTGGTGGAGTAGCAGGTATGACGCTACTTGATGAAGTAATCATCGAAGGACATAATGCGGAGCCAAATAAAGCACAAGAAATTATTGCTGAAGGAATTGAACGCGTTAAAGCATCTGCAGAAAAATTAGCTACAGTCAATGTATAA
- a CDS encoding DsbA family protein, giving the protein MKVEVWSDYVCPFCYIGKRQLEQSIKEAGYEGQIEVELKSFLLDPTTPIDTDKSVYASLSNKYNISEEQAKEMTKNVAERAKEVGLNYNFDIMKDANTTAAHRLSKWASTKGKGTELSERFLQSYFLEGGAIGKQDVLLSLVEEVGLDRAEAQEILKGNQFVEEVQKDISAAQNLGVRGVPFFVIDNKYGISGAQPKAIFDQTIAKAADEAGLQPKLKMVGEDGSVCINGQCDL; this is encoded by the coding sequence ATGAAAGTAGAAGTATGGTCAGATTATGTTTGTCCATTTTGTTATATTGGAAAACGTCAATTAGAACAATCAATTAAAGAGGCTGGATATGAAGGACAAATAGAAGTAGAGTTAAAGAGCTTCTTACTCGATCCAACGACACCTATTGATACGGACAAATCGGTATACGCTAGCCTAAGTAATAAATATAATATTTCGGAAGAACAAGCCAAAGAGATGACGAAAAATGTTGCTGAACGTGCAAAGGAAGTAGGATTAAATTACAATTTCGACATTATGAAAGATGCAAATACAACTGCTGCGCATCGGTTGTCAAAATGGGCAAGTACTAAAGGTAAAGGTACAGAGCTAAGTGAGAGATTTTTACAGTCATACTTCTTAGAAGGCGGTGCCATCGGAAAGCAAGATGTTTTACTGAGCTTAGTAGAAGAGGTAGGGCTTGATAGAGCTGAAGCACAGGAGATATTAAAGGGCAACCAATTTGTTGAAGAAGTACAGAAAGATATATCGGCAGCACAAAATTTAGGTGTTCGCGGAGTTCCTTTCTTTGTCATTGATAATAAATACGGAATATCAGGAGCACAACCAAAAGCTATATTTGACCAAACAATAGCAAAAGCTGCAGATGAGGCAGGTTTACAGCCGAAATTAAAGATGGTTGGAGAAGATGGTTCCGTTTGTATAAACGGGCAATGTGATTTGTAG
- a CDS encoding FAD-dependent oxidoreductase, with translation MQNSLWLKDVEIPTFSTLSNSLDCDVCIVGGGLSGIYTAYLLAKKGMKVVLLEAKPAFAIGTTGHSTGKLTPQHGVVYSKLLKYFSAEDVFTYYEANRNAIESALQVASEDSFERVDSYLYATTIPGKQTIEKELYAYNELNIPGVETTETELPFDVTSALKMEDTAQIHPTKFATHFLKLAIDNEAAVYTNSRVTKVEIDEKFVLTDNDSKVTFKKLVLCTHYPIESIKGLITTKLSIDRSYLLASETTELLKGQYLSVEESSRTIRTASIGGTPYFIYGGKSHIAGEVEDTQSYYESLKEEMVETFNLPEPPFLWSAQDPNTPDLVPYIGQISEDTPDLYIATGYRKWGLSNSLVAGEILSSLITHESHKATHLYSPTRDQFGKNFLRGLSTIGFVTANLAEGYLTRMEAPKCTHLGCKTRWNDGDETWDCPCHGSRFDKDGNVIEGPAVYPLKLKK, from the coding sequence ATGCAAAATTCTTTATGGCTAAAAGATGTAGAAATCCCTACATTTTCTACTTTATCAAACTCTTTAGATTGTGACGTATGTATTGTTGGTGGCGGATTATCTGGAATATATACTGCTTATCTCCTTGCCAAAAAAGGCATGAAAGTTGTTCTGCTCGAAGCAAAGCCAGCATTTGCTATCGGTACAACTGGACATTCCACCGGCAAATTAACTCCCCAACACGGCGTCGTTTATTCCAAGCTGTTAAAATACTTTTCTGCTGAAGACGTGTTCACCTATTATGAAGCAAATAGAAATGCAATTGAATCAGCACTTCAAGTGGCTTCAGAAGATTCTTTTGAGAGAGTGGATTCATATTTATATGCAACTACTATTCCCGGAAAACAAACTATAGAAAAAGAATTATATGCCTATAATGAATTAAACATTCCTGGAGTTGAAACGACAGAAACAGAGCTACCTTTTGATGTAACGTCTGCTCTAAAAATGGAGGACACAGCTCAAATCCACCCGACAAAATTTGCGACTCATTTTTTAAAATTGGCTATAGATAATGAGGCTGCCGTGTACACAAATAGTCGTGTAACCAAGGTTGAAATCGATGAGAAGTTCGTACTAACCGACAACGACTCAAAGGTTACTTTTAAGAAGCTAGTCTTATGTACTCACTACCCAATAGAATCCATTAAGGGATTAATCACAACAAAATTATCCATTGACCGTTCTTATCTACTTGCTTCAGAAACGACCGAATTACTTAAAGGTCAATACTTATCTGTTGAAGAATCCTCTCGAACGATTCGTACTGCCTCAATTGGGGGTACCCCTTATTTCATTTATGGAGGTAAAAGCCATATTGCCGGAGAAGTCGAGGATACACAAAGCTATTATGAATCATTAAAGGAGGAGATGGTAGAGACTTTTAATTTACCAGAGCCACCATTCCTGTGGAGTGCACAGGATCCAAATACTCCTGATTTAGTTCCTTATATTGGGCAAATTTCGGAGGACACGCCTGATCTCTATATCGCTACCGGTTACCGAAAATGGGGGCTATCTAATTCGCTTGTTGCTGGAGAGATCCTTTCAAGTTTAATTACACATGAAAGTCACAAAGCAACACATCTATACAGCCCTACTCGGGATCAATTTGGAAAAAATTTTTTACGCGGCTTAAGTACAATTGGATTTGTAACCGCTAATTTAGCAGAAGGATATTTAACACGAATGGAAGCGCCGAAATGCACACATTTGGGCTGCAAAACAAGATGGAATGACGGCGATGAAACATGGGATTGCCCATGCCATGGCTCCCGTTTTGATAAGGATGGGAACGTTATTGAAGGACCTGCTGTGTATCCGTTGAAGCTGAAGAAATAG
- a CDS encoding manganese-dependent inorganic pyrophosphatase, translating into MSKVLVFGHKNPDTDTITSAITYAYLKQQIGVDAEAVRLGEVNNETLFALEKFGFEAPRLVNNVAGEASEVILVDHNERQQSADGIEEVKVTEVIDHHRIANFETSDPLYYRAEPVGCTATILNKIFKENNVEVPSNIAGLMLSAIVSDTLLFKSPTCTEQDVQAGKELAELAGVNVDEYGLAMLKAGADLSDKSLEDLLSLDAKEFTFGEVKSVVAQVNAVDVNDVLNRKDELVGLLNKNIEENGLNLFFFVVTDILNNDSTAVVVGNAAEAAARSFGKELVNNLVDLPGVVSRKKQIVPVLTEGL; encoded by the coding sequence ATGAGTAAAGTATTAGTTTTCGGACACAAAAATCCAGATACAGACACAATCACTTCGGCAATTACTTATGCATATCTAAAACAACAAATTGGTGTTGATGCAGAAGCAGTTAGATTAGGAGAGGTAAATAACGAAACACTCTTTGCGTTAGAAAAATTCGGTTTCGAGGCACCTCGCCTAGTGAATAATGTGGCAGGAGAAGCAAGTGAAGTGATTTTAGTTGACCATAACGAGCGTCAACAATCTGCTGATGGAATTGAAGAAGTAAAGGTAACAGAAGTAATCGATCACCACCGTATTGCAAACTTCGAAACTTCGGACCCACTTTACTATCGTGCTGAACCAGTTGGATGTACAGCAACAATCTTAAATAAAATCTTTAAAGAAAATAATGTGGAAGTACCTTCTAATATTGCGGGCTTAATGCTATCTGCAATTGTTTCAGATACTTTATTATTCAAATCACCAACGTGTACAGAACAAGACGTACAAGCTGGAAAAGAACTAGCTGAACTTGCTGGTGTAAATGTAGATGAGTATGGTTTAGCTATGTTAAAAGCAGGTGCCGACCTTTCAGATAAGTCATTAGAAGATTTACTTTCTCTAGATGCAAAAGAGTTTACTTTTGGCGAAGTAAAATCAGTTGTTGCTCAAGTGAATGCAGTAGATGTAAATGATGTATTAAACCGTAAAGATGAGTTAGTAGGATTATTAAATAAAAATATTGAAGAAAATGGATTAAACCTATTCTTTTTTGTTGTAACAGACATATTAAACAATGATTCAACAGCGGTAGTAGTTGGTAATGCTGCAGAAGCTGCTGCAAGAAGCTTCGGAAAAGAATTAGTGAACAATTTAGTTGATTTACCAGGTGTTGTATCTCGTAAAAAACAAATCGTTCCAGTTTTAACTGAAGGACTCTAA
- a CDS encoding MurR/RpiR family transcriptional regulator: MSFCDQIKKRFIRLSRGQRKVAQFTIDNPNVIATHIASDVGKLIGVSESTVIRFCYAMELSGFSELQERIKSDLMGEEDTVEQSHPLISKKNVNLLNEIMNRDVASILNTINITNEEQFEQAIQLLHESNFLYVLGLRQSSPSANFLTCTLSNYRKHVKQIQPEIENIVRQISEMEENSVLFVIALDDLADDALAITKWAKNRKVKVIAITHSSISSIRSYADILFTVGAQKTASTETITAAHSLIHALVEGMVAQNKKQYTNFQKANTQIDHHHLYLEKALSV; this comes from the coding sequence ATGAGCTTTTGTGATCAAATTAAAAAGCGTTTTATCCGTCTATCTAGAGGACAGCGTAAAGTTGCTCAGTTTACTATTGATAACCCAAATGTAATAGCTACTCATATAGCTTCTGATGTTGGAAAGCTAATTGGAGTTAGTGAATCGACTGTTATACGATTCTGTTATGCAATGGAATTATCAGGTTTTTCGGAGCTGCAAGAAAGAATTAAATCAGATTTAATGGGTGAAGAGGACACGGTTGAACAATCGCATCCACTAATTTCTAAGAAGAATGTAAATCTTCTAAATGAGATAATGAACCGAGATGTAGCAAGCATTTTAAATACCATTAATATTACCAATGAAGAACAATTTGAACAGGCAATTCAATTATTGCACGAATCAAATTTCTTGTATGTACTTGGCTTGAGGCAATCCTCACCTTCTGCAAACTTCTTAACATGTACATTAAGTAATTATCGAAAACATGTTAAGCAGATCCAACCAGAGATAGAGAATATTGTGAGGCAAATAAGTGAAATGGAAGAAAATTCAGTACTCTTTGTTATAGCGCTTGACGATCTTGCTGATGATGCATTGGCAATTACTAAATGGGCAAAAAATAGGAAGGTAAAGGTAATAGCTATTACTCATTCCAGTATTTCGTCAATAAGAAGCTATGCAGATATACTGTTTACAGTCGGGGCACAAAAGACAGCGTCAACTGAAACAATAACAGCAGCACATTCATTAATTCATGCATTAGTCGAAGGAATGGTAGCACAAAATAAAAAGCAATATACAAATTTTCAAAAGGCAAACACACAAATCGATCATCACCACTTATATTTAGAAAAAGCACTATCTGTTTAA